One stretch of Alcaligenes aquatilis DNA includes these proteins:
- the ilvD gene encoding dihydroxy-acid dehydratase, translated as MLKKHRSKAVTEGVTRTPHRAFLRATGLDDDDLDRSMVAIIGTAGDNTPCSKSLGPQADSVRLGVAQGGGVPVMMNTISVSDGTSMNHAGMRMSLVSREMIADSMEIAVRGHAYDALVGLGGCDKTLPGTLMAMARLNVPSVFIYGGSMLPGYSPDGTENTVLTAIEGVGRYQTGAISLEQLHGIERNCAMTVGSCPGQFTANTMGMVAEALGMSFLGSSTTPAVYSQRHALARRAGRRVMEILENGGPLPRDLITRKSLENAAAAVAATGGSTNVALHIPAIAHEVGIRFTMDDLAEVFNRTPLIADLQPGGRYLARDLDVIGGVPVVLKALLKSGHLHGDVLTITGETLAEALESFPDVDGRIVRSSDQPIHASGGLVVLKGNLCPDGALLKIAGLKSLVFEGRARVFETEEDCMAVVSRQAYETGDVLIIRNEGPKGGPGMREMLSVTAAIYGHGNGEKVALLTDGRFSGATRGMCIGYASPEAAAGGNIGLVRDGDRITIDATQSSMQLHVSDEELAVRRAQWKPYVRDRLAGALEKYARLVGPTNEGAVTHSGAAQWPQEQLEDV; from the coding sequence ATGCTAAAAAAACATAGATCAAAAGCAGTGACCGAGGGCGTAACCCGCACCCCACACCGAGCCTTTCTGCGTGCAACGGGCCTGGATGATGATGACCTGGACCGCTCGATGGTCGCCATCATCGGAACCGCCGGAGACAACACACCCTGTTCCAAATCGTTGGGCCCGCAGGCAGACAGTGTGCGCCTGGGGGTTGCACAAGGTGGTGGCGTGCCCGTCATGATGAACACGATTTCCGTGTCTGACGGCACCTCCATGAACCACGCTGGCATGCGCATGAGTCTGGTCTCGCGCGAGATGATTGCCGACAGTATGGAAATAGCCGTGCGTGGTCACGCCTATGATGCTTTGGTCGGTTTGGGTGGTTGCGACAAGACCTTGCCCGGCACCTTGATGGCCATGGCACGGCTTAATGTTCCCTCGGTGTTCATTTATGGCGGTTCCATGTTGCCGGGCTACTCGCCCGATGGCACTGAAAATACCGTGCTGACCGCCATTGAAGGGGTGGGCCGCTACCAGACCGGGGCGATTTCCCTGGAGCAGTTGCACGGCATCGAGCGCAACTGTGCCATGACTGTCGGCTCCTGTCCGGGCCAGTTCACTGCCAATACCATGGGTATGGTGGCCGAGGCTTTGGGCATGTCCTTCCTGGGGTCTTCGACCACACCAGCGGTCTACAGCCAACGACACGCACTGGCTCGCCGTGCCGGTCGTCGGGTGATGGAAATTCTGGAAAATGGTGGTCCACTGCCGCGTGATCTCATCACACGCAAGAGCCTGGAAAATGCCGCTGCGGCTGTGGCTGCGACGGGCGGCTCAACCAACGTGGCCTTGCATATCCCTGCTATAGCGCACGAGGTGGGTATCCGCTTCACCATGGATGATCTGGCTGAGGTCTTTAACCGCACACCTCTTATCGCCGACTTGCAGCCCGGTGGCCGTTATCTGGCACGCGATCTGGACGTGATCGGTGGGGTGCCCGTCGTGCTCAAGGCTCTCTTGAAGAGCGGGCACCTGCACGGCGATGTGTTGACCATTACCGGTGAAACCTTGGCCGAGGCCTTGGAAAGTTTCCCCGATGTTGATGGTCGTATCGTGCGTAGCAGTGATCAGCCTATTCATGCGTCAGGCGGTCTGGTTGTGCTCAAGGGCAATCTGTGTCCGGATGGGGCCTTGCTGAAGATTGCCGGTTTGAAGTCTCTGGTTTTTGAAGGCCGCGCCCGTGTCTTTGAAACCGAGGAAGATTGTATGGCCGTGGTGTCCAGGCAGGCCTACGAGACTGGCGATGTACTGATCATTCGCAATGAAGGCCCCAAAGGCGGCCCCGGCATGCGCGAGATGCTAAGCGTTACCGCCGCCATTTACGGCCATGGCAATGGCGAGAAAGTGGCATTGCTGACTGATGGCCGTTTCTCGGGTGCGACACGCGGCATGTGCATCGGCTATGCCAGCCCTGAAGCGGCAGCCGGTGGGAACATCGGCTTGGTGCGTGACGGTGACCGTATCACCATCGACGCTACGCAAAGCAGCATGCAGTTGCATGTGTCCGATGAGGAACTGGCCGTACGCCGGGCGCAATGGAAACCCTATGTACGAGATCGTTTGGCGGGCGCGTTGGAGAAGTACGCACGTCTGGTTGGGCCGACCAATGAAGGGGCAGTGACCCATTCGGGTGCTGCCCAGTGGCCGCAAGAACAGCTTGAGGACGTATAA
- a CDS encoding NAD(P)-dependent oxidoreductase, producing MKLGFCGLGLMGAAMVQRLLKAGHEVKVWNRSREKAEPLAALGAQIVSTPREAAEGTDGVLLCLFDAKAAEAVVFGADGIAQAAGLNWLVDHSSIDPEATRNLAARLAQRCGADWIDAPVSGGIPGVEAGTLAIMTGGSETHMPEAEAAMRAYAGNITHMGPSGTGQATKLCNQAIVATSIAALAEAIGFARRNNINVDKLAPALAGGWADSKPLQIFAPRMIEAQAKSIGALSTMLKDIDTLIANAQQSGAPMPVAASVQQMLRVASAMGLGQAEVSALVSVVMPEQRDAFLRQISA from the coding sequence ATGAAACTCGGTTTTTGCGGTTTAGGATTGATGGGTGCTGCTATGGTGCAGCGCCTGCTGAAAGCGGGCCACGAGGTCAAAGTCTGGAACCGTTCCAGGGAAAAGGCCGAGCCCTTGGCGGCGCTCGGTGCGCAGATTGTGAGCACGCCACGCGAAGCGGCTGAAGGCACCGACGGTGTCTTGCTATGCCTGTTTGACGCCAAGGCTGCCGAGGCCGTGGTGTTCGGTGCGGATGGCATTGCTCAGGCAGCAGGTCTTAATTGGCTGGTGGATCACTCCAGCATCGACCCGGAAGCCACGCGCAACTTGGCCGCTCGTTTGGCGCAACGTTGCGGGGCTGACTGGATTGATGCCCCAGTGTCTGGCGGTATTCCAGGCGTGGAGGCCGGTACGCTGGCCATCATGACAGGTGGTAGCGAAACCCATATGCCCGAGGCCGAGGCTGCCATGCGCGCCTATGCCGGCAATATCACGCATATGGGGCCTTCTGGGACCGGGCAGGCGACCAAACTGTGCAACCAGGCTATCGTGGCGACCTCGATCGCGGCACTGGCCGAAGCCATTGGCTTTGCCCGACGCAATAACATCAATGTGGACAAACTGGCACCCGCACTGGCGGGCGGCTGGGCGGACTCCAAGCCCTTGCAGATCTTTGCCCCGCGCATGATAGAAGCACAGGCAAAAAGCATCGGTGCGCTGTCCACCATGCTCAAGGATATCGACACCCTGATCGCCAATGCTCAACAAAGTGGTGCGCCTATGCCGGTGGCGGCCAGCGTGCAGCAAATGTTGCGTGTGGCTAGCGCCATGGGTTTAGGTCAGGCCGAAGTGTCTGCCTTGGTCAGTGTCGTTATGCCTGAGCAGCGTGACGCCTTCCTTCGCCAGATAAGCGCATAA
- a CDS encoding hydroxypyruvate isomerase family protein, which yields MQLSANLSWLYRHLDWSERFEAAAADGFKGVEILLPYDYAPAWYAQQLQTTKLELTLINTPIGEGQGRLGWAAIPGAQTQFRQAFDRARAVAQATGCRRIHVMAGDVSPFAQEDGRAALISNLEHALALAEADDLILTLEALNRSDMAGYFYYLPEQVIEVLQHFNSPRLRLQFDYYHCVKESLDVRSSVAACAPWIGYVQIAGADGRYEPDLAQHDLLEGVAALPTLGYDAWLGCEYQPRALPSEGLAWCQPLRDRSVLAVPHRHAVACPQAAGR from the coding sequence ATGCAACTATCCGCTAATCTCAGTTGGTTGTATCGGCACCTGGACTGGAGCGAACGCTTTGAGGCTGCGGCGGCCGATGGTTTTAAGGGTGTTGAGATTTTGCTGCCCTATGACTACGCTCCGGCGTGGTACGCCCAGCAACTGCAAACCACAAAGCTGGAGCTGACGCTCATCAATACGCCAATAGGCGAGGGGCAGGGCAGGCTGGGCTGGGCGGCGATTCCCGGCGCACAGACCCAGTTTCGGCAAGCCTTTGATCGTGCCCGTGCGGTTGCACAGGCGACCGGGTGCCGTCGTATCCACGTGATGGCGGGCGATGTCAGCCCCTTTGCGCAGGAAGACGGTCGGGCCGCACTGATCAGTAATCTGGAACATGCTTTAGCCTTGGCTGAAGCGGATGATTTGATCCTGACGCTGGAAGCGCTCAATCGCAGTGATATGGCCGGGTATTTTTATTATTTGCCCGAACAGGTCATAGAGGTGCTCCAGCATTTCAATTCCCCGCGCCTGCGCCTGCAATTTGATTACTACCACTGCGTCAAAGAAAGTTTGGACGTCCGTTCCAGCGTTGCGGCCTGTGCGCCCTGGATCGGCTATGTGCAGATCGCGGGTGCCGATGGGCGCTACGAGCCGGATCTTGCACAACATGATTTGCTGGAAGGCGTGGCTGCCTTGCCCACTTTGGGCTACGACGCTTGGCTGGGCTGCGAGTATCAGCCTCGCGCACTGCCGTCAGAAGGTTTGGCCTGGTGTCAGCCCTTGCGTGATCGCAGTGTGCTGGCTGTGCCCCATCGCCATGCTGTCGCTTGCCCGCAGGCTGCTGGGAGATAA
- a CDS encoding NAD-dependent epimerase/dehydratase family protein, whose translation MKHVLITGGNGYIGQALARAVAKRLAAKEIQSLTLVDLAFEEQSYHHEPGLRCISGDLSDETVLQAALTPAPDTVFHLASVTSRLAEENFALGLRVNIAGTVSLFEHLRQQEQCPVVVYASSIGVFGTPLPLQVDDNTPVAPTLSYGTQKRMVELLLADYSRRGFLDGRSVRLPTVVARPMTAETALSSFASSLIHALAAGSSYECPISPQGWIWLLSLPSCVQHLLTTASIETVRLPEGRVWNLPAQRLQVADLVQAAKSRYGRGADAGLCFQSNPQFDRQFAQWPPLTTAIATQLGMQHDGDVKTLIEQALVS comes from the coding sequence ATGAAGCATGTCTTGATTACCGGCGGCAACGGCTACATCGGTCAAGCGCTGGCCCGTGCGGTAGCCAAACGTCTGGCAGCCAAAGAAATTCAAAGCCTGACCTTGGTGGATCTGGCTTTTGAAGAGCAAAGCTATCACCACGAGCCTGGCCTGCGCTGCATTAGCGGTGACTTGTCCGATGAGACCGTGCTGCAGGCCGCTTTGACCCCTGCTCCTGATACGGTTTTCCATCTGGCCTCGGTGACCAGTCGGCTTGCTGAGGAGAATTTCGCGCTGGGCCTGCGCGTCAATATCGCCGGCACGGTGAGCTTGTTCGAGCACTTGCGACAACAAGAACAGTGTCCCGTTGTGGTGTATGCCAGCAGTATTGGTGTCTTCGGTACGCCGCTGCCCCTACAGGTAGATGACAACACCCCAGTGGCACCCACCTTAAGTTACGGGACGCAGAAGCGGATGGTGGAGTTGCTGTTGGCCGATTACAGCCGCCGTGGCTTTCTGGATGGTCGCTCGGTTCGCTTGCCTACCGTGGTTGCCAGGCCCATGACTGCCGAAACGGCGCTGTCTTCATTTGCCAGCTCCTTGATTCATGCCCTTGCCGCTGGTAGCTCTTACGAGTGTCCCATCAGCCCGCAGGGGTGGATATGGCTGCTTTCTTTGCCTTCCTGCGTACAACATCTTTTGACAACGGCAAGCATCGAAACGGTCCGCTTGCCGGAGGGGCGAGTATGGAATCTGCCCGCCCAGCGTCTTCAAGTTGCAGACCTGGTACAGGCTGCGAAATCCCGCTATGGCCGGGGGGCCGATGCGGGTTTGTGTTTTCAGTCCAACCCCCAGTTTGACCGGCAGTTCGCCCAGTGGCCACCGTTGACAACGGCAATCGCCACGCAGTTGGGTATGCAGCACGACGGCGACGTCAAAACCTTGATTGAACAGGCTCTTGTTTCCTGA